One Halovivax ruber XH-70 genomic region harbors:
- a CDS encoding BKACE family enzyme — MKHHDDVIITAALTGAIHVPTMSPNLPVTPAEIIEDGIAAAEAGASIIHVHARDPETGEPSSDPALFREIASGIRAETDAIVQPTTGGSAAMSVEERIATVPELEPETASCNMGSMNFGMYPLLNAYDEFEREWEPDYLDDSRDFIFRNTFGDIESLLETFDECGTKPELECYDVGHLYTAKHFLDRGLLDPPLRIQFVMGIHGGIGADPEQLTHMYRTAEKLFGDQYSFSVIGAGRQEFPLGVQGVSMGGHVRVGLEDNLYRGRGELAASNADLVEKMVELTKSVAGREIATPAQTREFLGLKGQDAVNF, encoded by the coding sequence ATGAAACACCACGACGACGTCATCATCACGGCTGCACTGACCGGGGCGATCCACGTCCCGACGATGTCTCCGAACTTGCCGGTCACACCGGCGGAGATCATCGAAGACGGCATCGCCGCCGCCGAGGCCGGCGCGAGTATCATCCACGTCCACGCCCGGGATCCCGAGACGGGCGAACCGTCGAGCGACCCCGCGCTCTTTCGCGAGATCGCGAGCGGAATCCGCGCCGAGACGGACGCGATCGTCCAGCCGACGACCGGCGGGTCGGCGGCGATGTCCGTCGAGGAACGGATCGCGACCGTGCCCGAACTCGAACCCGAGACCGCCTCCTGTAACATGGGCTCGATGAACTTCGGGATGTACCCACTCTTGAACGCCTACGACGAGTTCGAGCGCGAGTGGGAACCCGACTATCTGGACGACAGCCGCGACTTCATCTTCCGGAACACGTTCGGCGACATCGAATCCCTCCTCGAGACCTTCGACGAGTGTGGCACCAAACCGGAACTCGAGTGTTACGACGTCGGGCACCTTTACACGGCCAAGCACTTCCTCGACCGCGGTCTCCTCGATCCGCCGCTTCGTATCCAGTTCGTCATGGGCATCCACGGCGGGATCGGCGCCGATCCCGAGCAACTGACCCACATGTATCGAACCGCGGAGAAACTCTTCGGCGACCAGTACTCCTTCTCGGTCATCGGCGCCGGCCGTCAGGAGTTCCCCCTCGGCGTACAGGGCGTCTCGATGGGCGGGCACGTTCGCGTCGGCCTGGAGGACAACCTCTATCGCGGCCGCGGCGAACTGGCCGCGAGCAACGCCGACCTCGTCGAGAAGATGGTCGAACTGACGAAGTCGGTGGCCGGGCGGGAGATTGCGACGCCCGCCCAGACCCGCGAGTTCCTCGGCCTGAAAGGCCAGGACGCGGTGAACTTCTAG
- a CDS encoding ABC transporter ATP-binding protein: protein MALLELRDIEKSFGGLRVLEGVSMTVEEGSIQGLIGPNGAGKTTLFNLVSGLLRADNGTIVFDGTDITDRAPKHIARDGVGRTFQLTRPYPGMTTQDNLLPGLVYAGGYDRVSEARARALELLDLVDLADLAHEESRDLTMSEQKRLEIARALATEPKLLLLDEVFAGLSHEDVARQIELIDGIRDELDVTILLIEHVMEATMTVCDRVGVLANGTIIAEDVPDEIVHDEQVIDVYLGSGRDEVGTGADSDATPDEDVPETGGGLDG, encoded by the coding sequence ATGGCGCTCCTCGAACTGCGCGATATCGAGAAATCCTTCGGCGGCCTCCGGGTCCTCGAAGGCGTCTCGATGACCGTCGAAGAAGGCTCGATTCAGGGCCTCATCGGCCCGAACGGGGCCGGCAAGACGACGCTGTTCAACCTCGTCTCCGGTCTCCTCCGTGCCGATAACGGGACTATCGTCTTCGACGGCACCGACATTACCGATCGCGCGCCGAAGCACATCGCCCGCGACGGCGTCGGGCGAACCTTCCAGCTCACCCGGCCGTACCCCGGCATGACGACCCAGGACAACCTCTTGCCCGGCCTCGTCTACGCCGGCGGCTACGATCGAGTGAGCGAGGCCCGGGCCCGAGCGCTGGAACTGCTCGACCTCGTGGATCTCGCCGATCTCGCCCACGAGGAGAGCCGTGACCTGACGATGTCAGAGCAGAAGCGACTCGAGATCGCCCGCGCGCTCGCCACGGAGCCGAAACTCCTCCTGTTGGACGAGGTCTTCGCCGGGCTCAGCCACGAGGACGTCGCGCGCCAGATCGAACTGATTGACGGAATTCGGGACGAACTCGACGTGACGATCCTGCTGATCGAACACGTCATGGAGGCGACGATGACGGTCTGTGACCGCGTCGGCGTGCTCGCGAACGGCACTATCATCGCCGAAGACGTGCCCGACGAGATCGTCCACGACGAACAGGTGATCGACGTCTACCTCGGCTCCGGCCGCGACGAGGTCGGGACCGGGGCGGACAGCGACGCCACGCCCGACGAAGACGTGCCCGAAACCGGGGGTGGTCTCGATGGGTGA
- a CDS encoding cyclase family protein — translation MFDPTQYDPIDLSIGLEADVESEPWPPDIEYFDHEAGASLLAENLRDGGYDVYAEDFPDGMGLGWEQVSAITHTGTHMDAPAHYGPTVDGEPARTIDEVPLEWTRGLAVVLDFTWKDAGTEITSAEIDEQLDAIDHDLSPGEIVLLETGADEHWGTPAYLTDFPGMSAAATKHLVEQGIRVIGTDAYGFDKPFTEMGARYAEAEDDAELWPAHFAGRDVEYCQIEKMANLDALPRRTEIPLVTAPIKIENASGGWVRPVAFVDGDG, via the coding sequence ATGTTCGACCCGACACAGTACGACCCGATCGACCTGAGTATCGGCCTGGAAGCGGACGTCGAGAGCGAGCCCTGGCCGCCCGACATCGAGTACTTCGATCACGAGGCGGGTGCCTCCCTGCTCGCGGAGAACCTCCGTGATGGGGGCTACGACGTCTACGCCGAGGACTTCCCCGACGGGATGGGACTCGGCTGGGAGCAGGTGAGCGCGATCACCCACACCGGGACCCACATGGACGCGCCGGCCCACTACGGTCCAACCGTCGACGGTGAGCCCGCGCGAACGATCGACGAGGTCCCGCTCGAGTGGACACGCGGCCTGGCCGTCGTCCTCGACTTCACCTGGAAGGACGCCGGCACGGAGATCACGTCCGCCGAGATCGACGAGCAACTCGACGCCATCGACCACGACCTCTCGCCGGGCGAGATCGTCCTGCTCGAAACCGGCGCCGACGAGCACTGGGGGACGCCGGCGTACCTGACCGACTTCCCCGGGATGAGCGCTGCCGCGACGAAACATCTCGTCGAGCAGGGAATCCGCGTCATCGGCACCGACGCCTACGGCTTCGACAAGCCGTTCACCGAGATGGGTGCCCGCTACGCCGAGGCCGAGGACGACGCCGAACTCTGGCCGGCCCACTTCGCGGGTCGCGACGTCGAGTACTGCCAGATCGAGAAGATGGCCAACCTCGACGCGCTGCCACGCCGGACCGAGATCCCGCTCGTCACGGCCCCCATCAAGATCGAGAACGCGAGCGGCGGCTGGGTCCGCCCGGTCGCCTTCGTCGACGGCGACGGCTGA
- a CDS encoding branched-chain amino acid ABC transporter permease — MAVIEAIVLGTLLGLVYATLSVGFSLTWGTLDVIHVSHGAFVIFGAYLGYTAHASYGIDPVLALVAIVPLFFVIGVALYELLFRPLADRAREVAFASMVLSFGLAIAVENLLVVQFSADPRVLQTGYTRDVVNVLGVPVTTGRLVGAGLALLTLVIVFVFLKYTYTGRAVLAVAQNAEGAALSGIDERRVSAITFGLGLATAAIAGVATAMFWSFTPSEHLHWMVFVFIVTILGGVGSVVGAGVAGLLTGLVYELSALVVPFAWVDFVLFVLLVCLLVVKPEGLFQQ; from the coding sequence ATGGCCGTCATCGAAGCCATCGTCCTCGGAACCCTGCTCGGGCTGGTCTACGCGACGCTGAGCGTCGGCTTCAGCCTCACCTGGGGGACACTCGACGTCATCCACGTCTCCCACGGCGCGTTCGTCATCTTCGGGGCGTATCTCGGCTACACCGCACACGCGAGCTACGGCATCGACCCCGTTCTCGCACTCGTCGCGATCGTGCCGCTGTTCTTCGTGATCGGCGTCGCGCTCTACGAGTTGCTCTTCCGACCGCTGGCCGATCGGGCCCGCGAGGTGGCGTTCGCCTCGATGGTACTCTCGTTCGGTCTGGCGATCGCCGTCGAGAACCTGCTCGTCGTCCAGTTTAGCGCCGACCCGCGCGTACTCCAGACCGGCTACACCAGAGACGTCGTGAACGTCCTCGGCGTCCCGGTGACGACCGGACGGCTCGTCGGAGCCGGCCTCGCGCTACTCACGCTCGTGATCGTGTTCGTCTTCCTCAAATACACGTACACGGGGCGGGCGGTCCTCGCGGTCGCACAGAACGCTGAGGGGGCGGCCCTCTCGGGCATCGACGAGCGCCGGGTGAGTGCGATCACGTTCGGTCTCGGACTCGCGACGGCGGCGATCGCCGGCGTCGCGACCGCGATGTTCTGGTCGTTCACCCCCAGCGAGCACCTCCACTGGATGGTGTTCGTCTTCATCGTCACCATCCTCGGCGGCGTCGGGAGCGTCGTCGGCGCCGGGGTCGCCGGACTGCTCACGGGTCTGGTGTACGAACTGAGCGCGCTCGTCGTCCCGTTCGCTTGGGTCGACTTCGTCCTCTTCGTCCTGCTCGTCTGTCTGCTCGTCGTCAAACCGGAGGGACTCTTCCAGCAATGA
- a CDS encoding ABC transporter ATP-binding protein — MGETTAREPLLAVEGVDFSYGRARVLRDVSLSVEPGELVALLGSNGAGKTTLLENVSGLSTPDSGAIRFDGEDVTSLAANETWERGLVHVPEDRKLFPEMTIAETFAIATPRGLDDDTVSSLRERVFEIFPDLESRLDQRVGTMSGGQQQMVSMSRGLMSDPDMLLLDEPTLGLAPDLAADILDAIGRINEAGTTVLLVSQQALSALDIADRAYVLDNGEVTLSGPATELKRSDEVREAYLGM; from the coding sequence ATGGGTGAGACGACCGCTCGCGAGCCGCTGCTCGCCGTCGAGGGCGTCGACTTCTCGTACGGTCGAGCGCGCGTCCTCCGGGACGTCTCGCTCTCGGTCGAACCTGGCGAACTCGTCGCGCTGCTGGGCTCGAACGGGGCCGGCAAGACGACCCTGCTCGAGAACGTCTCCGGGCTGTCGACGCCCGACTCGGGAGCGATCCGGTTCGACGGGGAAGACGTGACGTCTCTCGCGGCGAACGAGACCTGGGAACGCGGCCTCGTCCACGTCCCCGAGGATCGCAAGCTGTTCCCGGAGATGACCATCGCCGAGACGTTCGCGATCGCGACGCCGCGCGGCCTCGACGACGACACCGTTTCGAGCCTGCGCGAGCGCGTGTTCGAGATCTTCCCCGATCTGGAATCGCGTCTCGACCAGCGCGTCGGGACGATGTCCGGCGGCCAACAGCAGATGGTCTCGATGAGCCGGGGCCTGATGAGCGACCCCGACATGTTGCTCCTGGACGAGCCGACGCTCGGCCTCGCCCCAGACCTCGCGGCCGACATCCTCGACGCGATCGGCCGGATCAACGAGGCGGGTACGACGGTGTTGCTGGTCTCCCAGCAGGCACTCTCCGCGCTCGACATCGCCGATCGCGCCTACGTCCTCGACAACGGCGAGGTAACCCTCTCCGGCCCGGCGACGGAGCTGAAACGGAGCGACGAGGTGCGTGAAGCGTACCTCGGGATGTGA
- a CDS encoding branched-chain amino acid ABC transporter permease, which produces MIRERLDSSDRLAIAVVGLLALVPALTMDQYVLSFLMLLVMYASLAVGWNVLGGYAGYESFGHVAFLGVGGYTSVWLFVEYGLEPYLTAPIGAAVAGFIALVVGYPALRLKGPYFALVTLVIALGIQAFVTNLPGLDASQGVFLPAPLDDPAHSQVLLYLLMVGVLGVTILAARLVERSKYGIGLYAIREDEAVASTQGIDTTRLKVGAFVLSAALAGLAGGIYAWYLGYVTPTPMFDVRVSILVVLMALLGGTGNWIGPFVGAAALRVVDEFLVLQFGGQVAQIMYGLVLVGVILYLPHGVVPWLRRHARSRLPDRLGGATPGGDR; this is translated from the coding sequence ATGATACGAGAGAGACTCGACTCGTCGGATCGGCTCGCGATCGCCGTCGTCGGACTCCTGGCGCTCGTGCCTGCCCTGACGATGGACCAGTACGTCCTCTCGTTCCTGATGTTACTGGTCATGTACGCCTCGCTGGCCGTCGGCTGGAACGTGCTGGGCGGCTACGCCGGCTACGAGAGCTTCGGCCACGTCGCGTTCCTCGGCGTCGGCGGCTACACGTCCGTCTGGCTGTTCGTCGAGTACGGCCTCGAGCCCTACCTCACCGCGCCGATCGGCGCGGCCGTCGCTGGCTTCATCGCGCTCGTGGTCGGCTACCCGGCCCTGCGGCTGAAAGGGCCGTACTTCGCGCTGGTGACGCTCGTCATCGCGCTCGGCATCCAGGCGTTCGTGACCAACTTGCCCGGACTCGACGCCTCACAGGGAGTCTTCCTCCCGGCGCCGCTCGACGACCCGGCCCATAGCCAGGTGCTGCTGTACCTGCTCATGGTGGGCGTCCTCGGCGTGACGATTCTCGCGGCTCGGCTCGTCGAACGCTCGAAGTACGGCATCGGCCTCTACGCCATCAGGGAGGACGAAGCGGTCGCCAGCACGCAGGGGATCGACACGACCCGGCTGAAGGTGGGTGCGTTCGTCCTCTCGGCGGCGCTTGCCGGCCTCGCCGGCGGCATCTACGCCTGGTACCTCGGCTACGTCACGCCGACGCCGATGTTCGACGTCAGGGTGTCGATCCTGGTCGTCCTCATGGCGCTGCTCGGCGGGACCGGCAACTGGATCGGCCCCTTCGTCGGGGCGGCGGCGCTCCGCGTCGTCGACGAGTTCCTCGTCCTGCAGTTCGGCGGCCAGGTCGCCCAGATCATGTACGGACTCGTCCTCGTCGGGGTCATCCTCTATCTGCCCCACGGCGTGGTCCCGTGGCTCCGTCGCCACGCCCGGAGCCGATTGCCGGATAGACTCGGCGGCGCGACACCGGGAGGTGATCGGTGA